CCACCCTGCGTAATGCCGTGCTGGTAGAGAGCGTGCAGGGCCTGGAAGATATCAAGCTGATGCAAGCGGAAAACCGCTTTTTGCAACAGTGGAACAGCTACATTCAGATCACGGCGGAATCTGGCCTGCGTACCCGAGAGCTCAGCCAGGGGCTGATCAACTGGGGGATGACCGTTCAAAGTCTGGTATACGCCGGGGTGATCGTCGTCGGCGCACCAATGGTTATTGAAGGCACGCTAACCACCGGTTCGGTCGTCGCCGCCTCCATGCTGGCTTCGCGCATGATCGCCCCCATGGCCACGTTGTGTGGCGTGCTGGCCCGCTGGCAGCAGGTGAAAGCAGCGAAAGAGGGTCTGGACAGCATCATGCAGCTTCCGACAGAAAACCAGCGAGAAGAGACGCCCATACGCCAGGACGTACTGCGCGGGCACTACCTTTTTGACCAGGCGCAGTTCCGTTATCACCCGGAAGATCCGCGCATGGCGCTGCGTATTAACCGTCTGGAGATCCAGCCGGGAGAAAGCGTTGCGATCCTGGGGCGTAATGGCGCAGGTAAATCCACGCTTCTTCAGGCGATGGCGGGTGGCATGGAGCTGGCAAGCGGTGAACTGCGGCTCGATAACCTGAGCCTGCCGCATCTGGATGTCGCAGACCTGCGGCGCAATGTCGGTTTTATGACCCAGAACGCGCGGCTGTTCTACGGCACATTGCGCGAGAACATCACCCTGGGTTTGCCCCGGGCCACTGATGAAGAGATCTTCACGGTACTGGAGATGTGCGGTGCGGCAAGCTTTGTGCAGAAACTGCCGAAAGGGCTGGACTATCCCATTATGGAAAATGGCGTGGGGTTATCTGGTGGCCAGCGACAATCCATTTTGCTGGCGCGAATGCTTCTGCGCGATCCCAATATCGTCCTGCTTGACGAACCCACAGCGTCACTGGATGAACACACGGAACGCGAATTTATCCAACGGCTCAGCCAGTGGCTTGGCAAGCGCACGCTCGTTGTGGCAACCCATCGCGTACCAGTACTCGAACTGGTGGAGCGCGTGGTCGTGCTTAAAGAAGGCATGCTGGTGATGGATGCGCCAAAAGCGCAGGCGCTCAACAACAGCCGCATGCACCAGCAGGCAAACGGGCGGGAGTGGAAAAATGAAAACCAGTCAGCGTGACACTGCCATCATGGACGACCTGGATAATTCACTGGATTCAGAAAGCGGCTACACCGGTGCGCGCAGCATCGTCATCTGGACATTGCTGCTGTTTATTGTCACGGGCGTCTGGGCGTGGCATGGCATTCTGGATGAAGTCTCCACTGGAACAGGCAAAGTGATCCCAAGCTCGCGGGAGCAAGTTCTGCAATCGCTCGATGGCGGGATCCTTGCAGAACTTAGCGTACACGAAGGTGATCAGGTTCAGGCGGGACAGGTGCTGGCCCGGCTCGATCCGACACGTTCGGAATCTAATGTGGGTGAAAGCGCCGCGCGTTACCGCGCATCGCTGGCCTCCAGCGTCCGCCTGACGGCGGAAGTTAACGATCGTCCTCTGCTCTTCCCGGATACCCTGAAAGCCTGGCCGGACCTTCTCGCAACGGAAACGCATCTCTACAAATCCCGCCGCGCACAACTCGAAGACACTCAGCGAGAGCTGAATTCTGCCCTGGGGTTAGCCAACAAAGAGCTGGCCATCACCGAGCGACTGGTAAAAACGGGCGCAGCCAGTCACGTTGAAGTGCTCCGGCTGCAACGTCAAAAAAGCGATCTGGAGCTGAAGCTCACCGACGTGCGATCCCAGTACTATGTGCAGGCGCGCGAGGCGCTTTCGAAGGCCAACGCCGAAGTCGATATGCTCTCAGCCATTCTTAAAGGACGCGAAGATTCCGTCACCCGTCTGACCGTCCGTTCCCCCGTGCGCGGAATTGTGAAAAACATCAAAGTGACCACCATCGGCGGAGTGATCCCGCCCAATGGTGAACTGATGGAGATTGTACCGGTGGACGACCACCTGCTGATTGAAACCCGCCTGTCGCCACGCGATATCGCCTTTATTCATCCGGGGCAAAATGCGCTGGTGAAAATCACCGCCTACGACTATGCGATTTACGGTGGATTGCACGGCGTGGTCGAGACGATTTCGCCAGACACTATTCAGGACGAAGCGAAACCAGAAGTGTTCTATTACCGGGTCTTTATTCGCACCAGCCAGGATTACCTGATGAATAAAGCCGGGAGACACTTTTCGATAGTACCGGGGATGATTGCGACGGTGGATATCAAAACCGGCGAGAAAACCGTGCTCGACTATATGATTAAACCATTTAACCGAGCGAAAGAGGCGCTGAGGG
This sequence is a window from Enterobacter sp. RHBSTW-00994. Protein-coding genes within it:
- a CDS encoding HlyD family type I secretion periplasmic adaptor subunit, coding for MDDLDNSLDSESGYTGARSIVIWTLLLFIVTGVWAWHGILDEVSTGTGKVIPSSREQVLQSLDGGILAELSVHEGDQVQAGQVLARLDPTRSESNVGESAARYRASLASSVRLTAEVNDRPLLFPDTLKAWPDLLATETHLYKSRRAQLEDTQRELNSALGLANKELAITERLVKTGAASHVEVLRLQRQKSDLELKLTDVRSQYYVQAREALSKANAEVDMLSAILKGREDSVTRLTVRSPVRGIVKNIKVTTIGGVIPPNGELMEIVPVDDHLLIETRLSPRDIAFIHPGQNALVKITAYDYAIYGGLHGVVETISPDTIQDEAKPEVFYYRVFIRTSQDYLMNKAGRHFSIVPGMIATVDIKTGEKTVLDYMIKPFNRAKEALRER
- a CDS encoding type I secretion system permease/ATPase, with the translated sequence MKQTDIPHDDRIADQALEQWALAFGYVAGRYRVACSPGALAASAPWLKGKPMIPALTQLAREAGLSFQLLSATQASINSWRLPVVVELNEGKIGVIEHFDGEDTLEVCFVDSTPQTNRLSLTALLPAIRHVAALRPLAALKDSRVDAYISKYRPDWLYRLVMRDLRPYTWVMLAALFINVLSLAGIVFSMQVYDRVIPAQSYPTLYVLTIGVLIATLFGFVLRLARGHIMDLLGKRADLRVSDRVFGHALRLRNSAVPRSTGSFISQLRELEQIREMVTSSTISTIVDLPFFLLFVLVLAIIAPQLAWIAPVAAVLMVLPGLLLQKKLAALAKQSAHESTLRNAVLVESVQGLEDIKLMQAENRFLQQWNSYIQITAESGLRTRELSQGLINWGMTVQSLVYAGVIVVGAPMVIEGTLTTGSVVAASMLASRMIAPMATLCGVLARWQQVKAAKEGLDSIMQLPTENQREETPIRQDVLRGHYLFDQAQFRYHPEDPRMALRINRLEIQPGESVAILGRNGAGKSTLLQAMAGGMELASGELRLDNLSLPHLDVADLRRNVGFMTQNARLFYGTLRENITLGLPRATDEEIFTVLEMCGAASFVQKLPKGLDYPIMENGVGLSGGQRQSILLARMLLRDPNIVLLDEPTASLDEHTEREFIQRLSQWLGKRTLVVATHRVPVLELVERVVVLKEGMLVMDAPKAQALNNSRMHQQANGREWKNENQSA